Proteins from a genomic interval of Vanessa atalanta chromosome 28, ilVanAtal1.2, whole genome shotgun sequence:
- the LOC125074684 gene encoding phosphate carrier protein, mitochondrial-like: protein MFSSLLEAARNSPFRGPLSTTHCEPALPAAETQGMAAAAVATGDSCEFGSTKYFALCGLGGILSCGITHTAVVPLDLVKCRLQVDPDKYKNVVTGFKVSVKEEGMRGLAKGWAPTFIGYSLQGLCKFGLYEVFKVGYSGMLDEETAYTYRTFVYLAASASAEFFADIALSPLEAAKVRIQTMPGFANTLREAWPKMVQNEGYGTFYKGLAPLWGRQIPYTMMKFACFEKTVELLYKYVVPKPREQCTKGEQLVVTFAAGYIAGVFCAIVSHPADTVVSKLNQDKTATIGSIIGKLGMAGVWKGLGPRIVMIGTLTALQWFIYDAVKVWLRMPRPPPPEMPESMKRRLEAEEAKSK from the exons ATGTTCTCATCCCTTCTGGAAGCGGCGCGGAACTCGCCGTTCCGCGGGCCGCTGTCGACCACTCATTGTGAGCCAGCGCTACCAGCTGCTGAGACACAG GGTATGGCCGCCGCGGCCGTGGCCACAGGAGACTCCTGCGAGTTCGGCTCCACCAAATACTTCGCACTTTGCGGCTTAGGTGGAATCCTGTCTTGCG GTATCACACACACCGCAGTCGTGCCACTCGACTTGGTGAAATGCCGTCTCCAAGTAGACCCTGATAAGTACAAGAATGTCGTCACTGGTTTCAAGGTGTCAGTGAAGGAGGAGGGCATGAGAGGACTGGCCAAGGGATGGGCGCCCACTTTCATCGGATACTCACTTCAG GGTCTCTGCAAGTTCGGTCTATACGAGGTGTTCAAAGTGGGCTACTCGGGTATGCTGGATGAAGAGACGGCGTACACATACCGTACCTTCGTGTACCTGGCCGCTTCAGCATCTGCTGAATTCTTCGCGGATATCGCCTTGTCACCTCTAGAGGCCGctaag GTCCGAATTCAAACTATGCCTGGATTCGCGAACACGCTCCGCGAGGCGTGGCCTAAGATGGTCCAGAATGAAGGCTACGGTACTTTCTACAAGGGGCTAGCGCCTCTCTGGGGTCGCCAGATCCCCTACACCATGATGAAGTTCGCCTGCTTCGAGAAGACCGTCGAACTGCTCTACAAG TACGTGGTGCCGAAGCCCCGCGAGCAGTGCACGAAGGGCGAGCAGCTGGTGGTGACGTTCGCCGCGGGTTACATCGCCGGCGTGTTCTGCGCCATCGTATCCCACCCCGCCGACACCGTCGTCTCCAAGCTCAACCAG GACAAGACAGCGACTATCGGCTCCATTATCGGCAAGCTGGGTATGGCTGGAGTCTGGAAGGGTCTCGGACCTAGGATTGTCATGATTGGTACCCTCACCGCGCTGCAATGGTTCATCTACGATGCCGTCAAG GTATGGCTGAGGATGCCCCGACCACCACCCCCAGAAATGCCCGAATCCATGAAGAGGCGCCTCGAAGCTGAAGAAGCGAAGTCTAAGTGA
- the LOC125074541 gene encoding uncharacterized protein LOC125074541 yields MSKKTRGPNFSSNEKEILVHLVTKYKDLIENKKTDAVTTAIKNEGWKKLAEEFNCLSSFYVRNVEQLKTCWDNIKRTTRKDKAATKKNNLLTGGGRSDIPPPGPLQGQVEVLLGPTLDGLENPYDSDIQFIDQGLTGPKTLIEMINKSDVVVTDSEKQTILDVNAATSSKTSQDSTQEDKGCTLQTNEIKDDNI; encoded by the exons atgtcaAAGAAAACACGCGGACCGAATTTTTCGTCAAATGAAAAGGAAATCCTTGTTCATTTAGTTACAAAATACAAGGatctaattgaaaataagaaaacgGACGCAGTAACTACTGCGATCAAAAATGAAGGATGGAAGAAACTAGCGGAAGAATTTAACTGTTTGAGTTCATTCTATGTTCGAAACGTAGAACAATTAAAAACCTGTTGGGATAATATTAAACGCACTACGCGAAAAGACAAAGCTgcgacgaaaaaaaataatttattaactg GAGGAGGGAGGTCCGATATTCCACCACCAGGACCTCTACAAGGACAAGTGGAAGTGCTACTTGGACCTACATTAGACGGATTAGAAAATCCCTACGATTCTGATATTCAGTTTATAGATCAGGGACTAACTGGACCAAAAACTTTaatagaaatgattaataaatca gACGTTGTAGTGACTGATTCAGAAAAACAGACAATTCTGGATGTCAATGCTGCTACTTCTTCAAAAACATCTCAGGATTCCACTCAAGAAGATAAAGGTTGTACATTGCAgacaaatgaaatcaaagatGACAATATCTGA